In Mangifera indica cultivar Alphonso chromosome 14, CATAS_Mindica_2.1, whole genome shotgun sequence, the DNA window ggtaagaaaaaaagaagtgtttctttttttaagacgagtttcaaatttattttatatttttgaaacatttctgaaatattttatatcagtTTTGGCATGTTTCAGAAATAGAAACATTTTGGAAATgcagattataaataaaaaaaaatctgcaaCCCATTTACTAAAATTTAAGAGCTTACCAGCAATGAGTTCGAATATTCAAATGACCCTCTTTTATTTTAGAAGAGCCTGTTCGAATTTCCTTTGTTTTGTAGAACCTGAAAGCACTAAGAGGGCATTGGCTTGCAACTTCTTTGGGTGCAATCAGCTCAGCCAGCAGTTATTTTtgccaaacaaaattaattatttgctCTTTTCTTTGTCGTAATCcctttcaaaattataatagaaaatattaataacctGATTGGTATCCTCCAGGTGGTCAATCCAGTCATGTATCATAAATTGATCCAAGAGGCTGCTATCATGTTGAATTGCTTTCCTGAGTCTACAAAACTTCTTCGTGCTAGAAGTTTTGTGGCAACCACCATTGGATCTGGTTTCCGTAGCTGAAAAGGTTTCGattaaattcaacttaaatattgGGCACCAGAACTATAAGAAATTCAACTGGTTATACGATGAATCCTTAGCATTTGACACTACGATGGGATAAAAAGATATGTCACCTTTTGGTCCTGATCAGCAGGAAAAATATTCCTGCCAAAGAAAGTTCCCTGGCTGCCAGCATTTCCATTGAAGGGATCATTAAGTTCTCCATTCGCGGTTCTGAAAGTAACATCAGCAGGATGAAACCTACTACCAATCGGAGTTTCACCAAATTGAATAAGTTGTACTGTTGATGAAGGTGTCGACGCAACCCCAAATAAAATAGACCTAAAAATACAGGTAAACGCGGCCATATTCCCCACTTATCGACGGAGTGCACAATCTACACCATAACaatattttaccattaaaataTACAGAAAAGGTGAACAAAAATGATAACTCTAGATTTCAATAATAGATTGGAGAGATATATTACAAGGAAGAGAAATTTGTCTAGGAGAGTCATTCGGGAGACAATTCTGTGAAAATCTTTGTGGATGAAATGATAGAGAGGCATGCTGAAGAGAGACTTGATGAAATCAATCATTTGAGACAACGTAAATTGTTTagatagtttttgaaaatcaGTGTTCCTGCATGTGTATAAATCGGAGCATGCAATGCAAGACTTtcagaagaaattaaaaatttattcttaaaagttaaaggatttcatttataaattaaatatttattatagtaattaaattaaattagtttaaagttaaaaataatacataattgagttatatcatttgaatttataaaactCCTAAAATTGATCTATATTTTAGTGTTATATCATCCCCTCTTGATACATTTTGAAGAGGGTGCGTACGTAATTAATATGGGAGtctttagtttgagtaatattttattatcaaaattaaaagattatcttaaaaatatattacttaaaatattactgggtataaatgattactatgtttaataaaatttagttaatatgaataattattatatttgattagagacaataaaataatactaataaattatttaatttaaatatcattaagtataattattttaatttttttatattacttgttatattaattgaaaatacgattatttttgtcctaaaagattaataaataaaaatataattagaataaaatcaaaattatctagataatattttgatatctAAGTTGAATATAGTAATCatattatcacttatattatctattacatcactattgataatataagattatcataattatttattataataaactaaataaagtaatataaataataaaatataaattatcaaagtaatttttattaactagaAATCAAACGATCCTTATAAAGTAAGTTATTGAAATATACTTTATAGCACATACTAATACGATCTCTCGTATCACAACTTGTAAAGTGTATTGGACTTATGACTTTGGATGTCCAAATTGAAATAGTTTTCAACTTGTCGTCATAGTCTAGCAAAAATgttatcaaacaaaattttctagCAGGCTTTCGGCTTTTTGGCTGTCGAGATGAAGAACACAATCAAAATTAGGCAATATATgactttgaatttgatattgtaGTTGGTATCTTACCTGTTCAATGTCCCTTAAAGGGTTCAGAGTCCGCCCCCTGAAATAGCCGGCAAAAACATATGGCGGTCAGCTTAATATTAAACACGTGTTACTTAAGAAAAACAATCTAGTTGGTTTTTGCGATTAAACGGAAATCTGCATAGTCTTTGTTCTAGTTCAGTTGAGGACCCCATCATTTTGGCCCCAGAATCTCTACCCTTGTTTCATTTTGGGCGCCGCCCTTCGTGACCTTGTTatggtaatattttttatttagttgtATTGAGATTATGTGTATGTATTTtcgatatataaatatttatatattatcatataattattttttttattttaaattattcaatcacatgataatatatgtaagtgtatatatatttatatatttaaaataagtatacataatttatcGATGAAAAATACTCTTGAatccaataatatatatatttttaccttCATTATCTTCATATTTGTgtcttgaaattttaattctctTTATGTCTCCATTCGATTGGTATATCATCCATTGAAATCTATATTTTCCCATGGTTTACATTAACTATCTTGCAACGACAATAAAACTACTGATACTTGTTCGACCCATCACTTGTACACACCCAAAATTTTATAACacctcatttgaaaaaaaaatcaaaaactttgaatgattgattttttttccatgGAAAAGCAACactttttatccatttttagtattaaatctgtaaattttttgtttaaatgattattttacctttttattaaaatttcaaattgtttttaatattatccaattatgtttatatttatcaatttaaaattttattatttctacttttttaaaatatgaaaactttaaaaaaattttaaatattatattttaattagttttgtttAGAGATAatcttttgatattattaaaagaaatattaaaaattttaaaaacatccaTAAATTTTGCATTGTTCCCTTAAGGggcatttgatttgatttttttaagattaccttggtaatctatcttttattcctttatttagtttgtcataataaaatattacagtaatcttctattatcaatactgatgtgacaggtaatatatgtagtaatttgattactatattcactttaagtatttaaagattaccgaagtaatcttgattttattattatttattatttttttgggataaaataaatttatttttaattaatataaaaaatatttaaaaataattatattaaaaaatatttaagtaaaataatttattaataattttttatcacctttaaccaaacacaataattatttatagttactaaattttatcaaatatagtaatcatatatattcagtaatcttctaagtaatcttcaaggtaatctttttattttgataataaaacattatccaaatcaaacttCCCCTAAAAGTATACTTTTGGAAAGTAGGGAGGACATCATTAAGAAAATGATAAGGGCCCAATCGTAAAATAGAAAGCCCAATAGGCTCAATTCTAACCGTTCTCTCCTCCCATATCACTACCGccacagaagaagaagaaaacttaCGCAGAACCCAAACCCGCTAAAACCCTAACAACCCTAAAATGCCGGACCTGAGAAAACGTGGACGCAAACCCCCCGAAACCGAAACTATAACCATGGACTATCAATACACCAACCCCACTTCCCAAAACGACGACGCCGCCGTCGCCAATACTCATCATAACCCTTCTTCCCCTCGCCGTACACGTGGCCGCGCCAGACGAAGCCTCACCGAAGACGAAAACAACAGCGGCAACGTTAACAATTCAAACTCTAACATCGGCCATTTGGCTTCACTGGAACGGAGCAGACACGGGGATGCGAATGAAATAACGATATTGCCCTCGCGGTGGGACAGCGTGGCAGTTAAAGCCGTGCCGTCGATGGATGCTGTCGTGAAAGTGTTTTGTGTGCACACGGAGCCGAATTTCTCGCTGGCGTGGCAGAGGAAACGGCAGTATAGTTCGAGTAGTAGTGGCTTTATTGTGGGGGGAAGAAGAGTTTTAACTAATGCTCATTCGGTTGAGCATCATACGCAAGTCAAATTGAAGAAGCGGGGCTCCGATACGAAATATTTGGCCACTGTTTTGTCTATTGGGACCGAGTGTGATATTGGTaaacaaaaatgtttaaatatgGTATTACAGAATTTTTATATTGGCTTATTTTGTTGGTTTCCTGGATGATGTGTCAAGAATCTTGattagatttttgtttttgaaagtgataaaaaatgaaactgatgGGTTCAAATTAATAGTTCTTCAATATATGAGTTTTTTCTTGACTGAAACTTAATGTGGTTATATTCTTTGTGTGTTTCAATAGTTTTGTTAAAGTTGTTCttgaaattttatgaaattatattaGAGGGGACTAAATGAGTATTAAACATGAGCTGTTTGAATTTGTGAATgcttaaattatgattttgctaTGTATTATCTTTGTGGTGCTACAGCAATGTTGACTGTTAATGATGATGAGTTCTGGGAAGGAGTTTCACCAGTGGAGTTTGGAGATTTACCAGCTCTCCAAGATGCTGTCACTGTTGTGGGGTATCCGATTGGGGGTGACACTATCTCTGTGACAAGTGGGGTTATTTCACGCATGGAGATACTATCTTATGCCCATGGCTCAACTGAACTTCTGGGACTGCAGGTTATAGTTATAGAATTTGGATTATGCATATTTTGTGTCTGTAATATGGTATCGGAGCTTTAAAATTGGAGTTTGGTGCAATTGCAGATGTTAACTCGTTCTTTTTCTGAAGTTGACCTTTAATCATGTTTATTCTAATTCTGTGGCTCAGTTACTATGATCAGATGCAGTCTTTGGTGGATTTTGTCATGTTTTTCCTGAATAAGTTATTCTGGTATTGCATATTTGTACTGatatcctttatttttttgaatttgttcTTGTAGATAGATGCAGCTATAAATTCTGGAAATTCTGGTGGACCTGCATTTAGTGACAAGGGCAAATGTGTTGGCATTGCATTTCAATCTCTAAAACATGAAGATGTGGAAAATATAGGTTATGTGATACCCACGCCTGTTATTATGCACTTTATTCAAGATTATGAGAGAAATGGTGCTTACACAGGTATTTTTGCTTTCAgagttttttatgttttagctGTTGCTATTTTCTATTGAACAGAATCTTTcttgtgtacataatttttggACCTTAATTGTTTTGAGAATTTTTGTCCTCTTGATTCCTAAATTTTGTGGTGATGTCCCATGTATTAGGTTTTCCGATTCTTGGAGTTGAGTGGCAGAAGATGGAAAATCCTGATTTGCGCATGGCAATGGGGATGAGACGTGCACAAAAGGGTGTTCGCATTAGAAGAATTGAACCAACAGCTCCGGAGTCTCAGGTTTTGAAGCCATCTGATATAATCATTAGCTTTGATGGTATTGATATTGCTAATGATGGAACAGgtgaaattttctttcttttatatttagtGACTTTCTTTTTATTAAGCTTTCTTCTTACATTTTTTGTGGTCTTAACTTGTGATTGCTGATTGTTGTTACTTGCTAGTCTTACCATTTTGTTTGCATAATGGTATTCCGGGACATTCTACTGAAATATCTATGCGGGGATACCACGTGCCTGTGAAAGTGTCTTTTTTATGCTTTTCTTGTTTGTTGCAAGTGTTTATACAAAAGGCTTGCCCAATTCCACCAGATTGTGCTGCAAAGAAATGAAGCTATctatatattttcaattcaaatggATTTTGGTCAACTATTTAGTAGTTTAAATGTGGCCTACAAGAGTAGCTGGCATAAGCTCTTAGAGATTCTTTAGGTTATTATGGGTCAAAGTTGCTATAGAATTCTAGAAAGTGGTAAGCGCCgatgaaaataacaaattgaATGTACAGATAGTAGTTAAGTATTACTTGGTATGGTGGAGTTTACAACATCTTGTACAAATTGGATGTACAGGGAAAGTTCTTGTGAGGAATTTAGGGAGGGAAAAGTGGAGTTTACATTTCTTCCGACTATTGCCTTATTGCTCTCATGGTactttatatattgtttaattattatctCCCTTTTCTGGAAGCAAAATGTTTGTTCTAACTTCTCTGTTGAACTTAATTTTAGTTCCATTCAGGCATGGGGAGCGCATAAGTTTTAGTTACCTAGTTTCTCAAAAGTACACTGGGGATACTGCTATTGTAAAAGTTCTCCGAAATTCAGAAGTTCTAGAATTCAACATAAAGCTTGCAACTCATAAGCGGCTCATCCCAGCTCACATCAATGGCCAACCTCCTTCTTATTACATAATTGCAGGATTTGTCTTTACAGCTGTAACTGTTCCATATCTGCGTTCTGAGGTGTGGTTTGGCACTTTTTTTCTGTGTTTTATTTGTGAAGTGCTGACTGTCGATGCATGTGTTTGTCCGACTGGGTGTTTTGGGGTGTGCATCTGTGGGACCCATTACTCCCACAACTATtgctatcattttttatttttttgtttcaacaTAGGGAGTAGAAATGTTTTCAAGTGGGTCGATAAATGCTTTTCAGTATTTAATGCAATTTACCTTTTGTTTGCATTTGATGTAGTATGGAAAGGATTATGAATTTGATGCTCCAGTCAAATTGCTGGATAAGCTTTTGCACGCAATGGCACAATCTGTGGATGAACAGGTTGTTGTCATTTCCCAGGTTATCTCTTGTTCTCTCTTGTGTGTTGTACATAATTTcctttttgtatttgtttcaaTATCATGCTAGGTTTTGTTTAAAgtgaaatttgattatttttatttataaaaaatttcattgtgTACACCTGAAATTTTTTCCAGGTGCTTGTGGCTGATGTCAATATTGGATATGAGGAAATTGTCAATACTCAGGTCTGGATTACAAGATACAACTCTTGGATGATATAAAAATGCTGACACACATAAAATTCTTCCATGTGCTAAAGTTTTCTTTATGTCTGTTTTTCAAGGTTCTTGCTTTCAATGGTAAGCCTGTGAGGAATCTTAAAAGCCTAGCTGACATGGTTGAGAGTTGTgaagatgaatatttaaaatttgatctgGAGTACCAACAGgttctctctctcactctctcatCTCTATCTGTGTGTGTCTTTATGTTTCCctataatattcttaaatttactaatataaattctCCAAGCAGATAGTGGTCCTACAGACTAAGGCAGCCAAGGCAGCCACCTCTTTCATCCTTTCAACACATTGCATACCTTCTGCTATGTCAGATGATCTCAAAACCTGAGAGATTGTTGAAACTAAGGTATATGAAATTAATCCTCTTTCATCTATCCTTGTTTTTGAGATCCTATGTCTTTTTCCATGactgaacataaattaaaacacACTTTATTTCCTTGAAGCGTGATGGAATCTGACAGTTAATTGCTTATTGTTGTATTAATATGCACATATTGCAAGAAAGCTGGGAGGATTGGACTGTAGGTTTTGCTGAACCTAGAAGCATCTTTtgattaattctttttattccCTGCTTCAGCTGAAATTTTGTCAGAGATTTCATCTTTTGCGGAGCCAGAGAACACATCAGAATATCAACTTTTGGTCAGGCTGATCATGGTTTGTCAATGCTCCTTTCattgttatttgatttgaaaattttgatgtggTTTCCTAAATGCCAGTAGATTATTTCCTGTTTTGCAGGAAAAATTTTGATGATCTTACGTTCTCCAGCTGAATGCTTGTCATAAAGAGGATTTTCATTCCATCATTGTCTTTTCTATGGACAATATGCCATTGTCTGTATGAAATTTGTCTCCTGTTTGTTACAATATAGATGTTCTAATTATCCTCAAGTTGCTTCCATAGATTGTTGAAAAGCCCCTTGCTATGTTAATCTTCGGGTGAAACCATGTGAGAGGTATGATCCTCTTGTATACAATGACTGGCAAATTTACAAGGGAAATACAAGAATACTGTTTGGGTGTAAATGCTCTATTCTATGGCAAATTTTAGTACGGTTCCAATTGCCAGGAGATATAAATCTGTTCAGCAGTAATTATTTTGGTATGATACTTGGCACTTGGGCAGACTGCTCTTACAAAGAGTTTAATCTTCGACTTTCTTCAGTCCTGGCAAGTGTAGGGGGATAATCTGTGACTGTCTCCTCAATTTGGTCATGTGGCTGCTTGGATTAAGATCTGTTTCTTCACAACATcagaaatgaaaatttgtcaaaattttcctATGTTTTTTTCTCTCAGAGGTGGGTTTATGCTGGCTGCCTTCGATAAAAAACAAATGCTATTCAATTTGTGATGCTACCTTCTCACTAGCCTATGCAGCGGAAACTGTTCTGTAAATAGTTTGTTGCAAAGGCAAACAATGTTTGTTCACACTCTTTTGAAAGACATAACACAAaagctttttattttctaacatGATTTGATCACTAAAGAATCGGAAGTTTCTTTGCCATGTGAATCAAAATGAATTTGTGGTCGAGAATCATGTTGCCGATTCTTCAGTTTTCCTTACTCGGCAGTGGGTATGATGAGcagtatatatatttagatattcGTTCGTTTACATTTATTTGATCTACACTAGATCGTTCTTATGTTTTTGCAGTAAAGGGACTTTCTGTGCAGCTTGTGCTGATTCCAGGCTACCACCTTCAGAGTCTTCACCAATTTCCTCTTTCGCTTTTCCCCACATTACAGTATAGAAGCCGATAGAGATTATTGTTGCTCCAATAAGACTGCAAAAGATGACCAGCAGTTAGCTGCACTATTTCAGGTTTTTCTGAAACTCATCTTTGGTGTAAACTTCTACTCAGAAATGAGTGTAACAATGTCCATACCTTCCAAGATAGAGAGTGTCTCCGAGAAACATGACACCCATTGCGACTGCAATGGCAATAGATAGGGGCTTGAACATTGCTACGAAGACCGGCCCTTTCAATCTCAACGCCCATGTGTGAACAGTGTTGTTCATGCATGATCCAAAGAGTCCCTAAATACACAATCAGGCCATCATTAGGAAATTCCAAAGAAAATTTGGCTCATCAATCAAGACACTTCAGTTCTTACCGAGCACACAATGGAGGCCAGGGCTATATTCGGCCTCACTCTCCAGGCACTGGAATCCCTTTCTGCAATCAATCCAACAACAGCTGCAACTAAGCTAACGCATAAATTATAGAAGAAGACAACGGTCAATTCTGCCGGGTACTCCTTCATTATCTGTGTCTGTTACAGAATCACCAAGTACAAAATCAATCCTTCAATTTTGACACATTGAACAGaatctaaaatttttcagtACCAACCTGAACAATGTACCACAGTGGCACAAGAATATACTCAGCTGTGAGAAAAAGGCCACCAATTGCCCAATTGGAGTTTGAGGAATGCAGAGGTTGAGGCTGAGCAAGGGGAACAGTTGGAGATGAAAGCATAAAAATTGGGTGACCCTTATAGAGGGTAACCAAAAATGCTCCAGCTATTGACACAAAAGTGCCCAACACTTTAGCCTGACTACTTGCTTTTCTGCAAGCTAGCTTCTCCATCCTTTTCATGCCAATAAACCAAAGAAATGAGATGAGAATAACAAAAGCAAGTGTAGCCCACCCAGAGAAAAAGAATCAACCAAAAAtgctttctctttctttgaacAAACTGCAACAAGGGTAATTATTGGGACTTCTTCCATTGTTGGAGAAAAATCAAAGAGATGTGTTAGATAATTTCAGAATAAGCAGAGGTTTCTTTGGGATTACactaaattagaattatttacaaattaagaCATGGGGAGGAAGAGGAAAAAgtagaagtttttttttttttacaagtcAAACAATACTATTGGAGCTCAGCCCTTTGCCCAAACAGGTAAAACTTCAATTCTAATTAACCCTATTactactttaattttaataataaatcaaaagtttaattttattagagataaaattttaaatttaataattaatctcataattattttattaaataaattaaaaatataaatttaactgACAACGAGTCTTAAactcaaattctcttaaaactcaaattctttTATAACTCTTTGCGATTCCACCACCATTCAAACTACCCGTGGGCCAAAGAACAAGAAGTTAACATGTAAATTGACAAGTGTTGTAACGTTCCCATCAAGCTTGTACCAGATCCATCTGTGTTTGTTAAAGTGAACTGAGAAGGCTGAATAAACAGAGTTCTGAAGCCACCAGAGGggtaattatgtaatttcaataaaagagGAGAAGACTTGAAGAAACCTGAAAAAGATGGCAAGGATGAAGGTGAAAGCTGGAGTGAGGTTGCTGATAGCTGAAGCAAGCGTTGGAGAGCTCAAATTGATTCCTGTATAACCCATGATCTGAGATGAACTCCTGCTCCAATAACCGatcaatttaagttaaatattaaCAGAAATTTAAGCAAAAACAAAACAGCCCTTTTCATTAGCAACAAATTTCCATACCCAATTAGGCCTAGAAGACCAATTTTACACAGTATAGAGAAGGTGAGTGGAGGAAGAACTCTCGATCTGTAAATAAATCAAAGGAAAAACTTcaacaattaaaagaaataatgaaCTTGGTGAGGAAAGATATGAAAAACACTTGCCTGTAAGAGAAGAATGGAGCAGGGAGAAGAACAAGAGCAGCAATAGCGTAGGCATAGACAATAAAAACATGGTAACTCATCCCCTGTAACGTTGCTGCTTTGAAGAGGGTGTTTAAGCCGACGTTTACACATTCCATCGACACCATGGCCGTGAACGGCAGCACATCTCGGTAACAATACCTCCATGCCATCTGATCTTCCTCACAGGTgaagacaaagaagaagatggCAGTGTTTTGAAGCTTCTGTGAGACggattgttttgttttatctaatttctgaaataataatacatcacTGGGTCCATCGCCCTGCTTTTTCACAGTAGAGAAAAAGcgtgatttgaaattttcacgCTTGGTTGCATCATCTGGGATgctcttgattttatttattcattctaaAACAGCGAAATAAGAGAACTATGAGCTGTGAATCTTGCTGGTTTTCAATTACATTAAAATATCACCAGTGTTGGTTGAATTTGTCAAGATTTGTGGCCATGGATCTTCCAAATAACCCAGGTCTCAGAATCTCATCTTCTGATTCGCAGTTGGATAATAAACTAAGGAAGAGAAAGAGTCAGGTACTGTCTCTGTGtcatatttacaataaaactgaGGCTCAATAATTGACGGGAACGTGCCATACACGGTCTCTTCATCCCTTTTCATTacttttaaggccaaaggactacttCCCACCCAAAGCATGCGAATTTCTTAAGTTTTATTcggttaattttaaaaattctatttatttacccacaaattattaaaattaattgaatcgattagttatatcattttatttttaaactttaaaaactaataattttacctcaatccaagttttaaaaacaatttttttccctttagggttttta includes these proteins:
- the LOC123195556 gene encoding protease Do-like 9 — encoded protein: MPDLRKRGRKPPETETITMDYQYTNPTSQNDDAAVANTHHNPSSPRRTRGRARRSLTEDENNSGNVNNSNSNIGHLASLERSRHGDANEITILPSRWDSVAVKAVPSMDAVVKVFCVHTEPNFSLAWQRKRQYSSSSSGFIVGGRRVLTNAHSVEHHTQVKLKKRGSDTKYLATVLSIGTECDIAMLTVNDDEFWEGVSPVEFGDLPALQDAVTVVGYPIGGDTISVTSGVISRMEILSYAHGSTELLGLQIDAAINSGNSGGPAFSDKGKCVGIAFQSLKHEDVENIGYVIPTPVIMHFIQDYERNGAYTGFPILGVEWQKMENPDLRMAMGMRRAQKGVRIRRIEPTAPESQVLKPSDIIISFDGIDIANDGTGKVLVRNLGREKWSLHFFRLLPYCSHVPFRHGERISFSYLVSQKYTGDTAIVKVLRNSEVLEFNIKLATHKRLIPAHINGQPPSYYIIAGFVFTAVTVPYLRSEYGKDYEFDAPVKLLDKLLHAMAQSVDEQVVVISQVLVADVNIGYEEIVNTQVLAFNGKPVRNLKSLADMVESCEDEYLKFDLEYQQIVVLQTKAAKAATSFILSTHCIPSAMSDDLKT
- the LOC123195557 gene encoding WAT1-related protein At3g28050-like; this encodes MAWRYCYRDVLPFTAMVSMECVNVGLNTLFKAATLQGMSYHVFIVYAYAIAALVLLPAPFFSYRSRVLPPLTFSILCKIGLLGLIGSSSQIMGYTGINLSSPTLASAISNLTPAFTFILAIFFRMEKLACRKASSQAKVLGTFVSIAGAFLVTLYKGHPIFMLSSPTVPLAQPQPLHSSNSNWAIGGLFLTAEYILVPLWYIVQTQIMKEYPAELTVVFFYNLCVSLVAAVVGLIAERDSSAWRVRPNIALASIVCSGLFGSCMNNTVHTWALRLKGPVFVAMFKPLSIAIAVAMGVMFLGDTLYLGSLIGATIISIGFYTVMWGKAKEEIGEDSEGGSLESAQAAQKVPLLQKHKNDLV